AGTATGTAGGTAATATTATTCGGGATTTGTTATGTTCTTGTTATCTCCGCTTCTATAAGTTTGGGATGTTgtttttgaaattgggttcttggttTACCTATCACGGAAGATAggataggtgccatcatgatctCAAATTTGGCCGTGACCGCGTGACGATCGGTAAGTAGGTATAGAACAGATGATTTAGTTTTCCTGCTTATTgcttgagttttattactgagcaGATATAAAGAGCACATCACAACTCTTTAGTACTAAAAAGATTTATTATAACTAATATCAATCAAATACTTTGTTTTAACCATTTAACAATTTGGATTTGGTTCTTTTAGAGTtatgacccgaattttgttggttCGGCTCCTgaaagtttcgcggtgcgacTCATGTTTgtaattttcaatggggtctgtggcGGTAGCGTAGGAATAGGCCCTGAAAGTTTCACGGTGCGATCCATGTTTTTAggcctaggacctatttgtacgcaCATACTATGTAAATGCGATTTAATGGGTTATTTTCATCATTCAGAAAATTCAGCTTTCttccacattgtactctctcttTATTACAGTGAAACCTCCTCTGTCTCTACCCGTGATCTTTTCCGAAAGaattttcatgtaaatttatgtgttattcttattatttttgggTTGCATATTCTGTCCGAATCATAACAGGTTCAGGTTTGTATTTTAATTGGATTAGGAATTGGTTTTATCTTAAGTTTTAGGCGGTTAGTGTGTAGAAGTCAAATTCTAGTTCTAGTTATTACAAGCCATGTAGGCTTCAAAAACCAAGAACCAAACCCAAATAGGTTTGAAGTTTGCCTTTGAATTAAACAACTGATCAACCCATATAAATACCATAGCCCACACCTTTCTCAAGCATCCTGctttttaaataaaaacaaacaaacttccCTCATGGCATCAACAACATATGGTGACGAATTCGAGGTCGTTATCTTGAAGTCTTCCAATGGGGACGAATTCAAGCTCAAAAAATCCATTGCCGTGAAGTACTCCGTAACAATAAGACACATGGTGGCACTTGATGTTACTACTAGCATCATCCCAATTCCCCATGTTGACACACAGAATCTATTCAAGATCGTTGAATACCTCGAGATGCATGGAACAAcagaggtctcaggttcaaacgATGATGAAGAAATCAAGAGCTACGACGAGAAGTTGGCGACCGCCGCCAGCTTCAAATCCCTGTTGGACTTTGTATGGGCTGCAAAGTACCTTGGGATTAAAGGTTTGAAGGAGCTTTGTACAGAAGAATTTAATCAGAGGAGAAAGGGCAAATCACGTACGGAGATACGCAACACATACCATGATATAACGCGCGATTTCACTAAGGAGAAAGAGCAAGTATTTCACAAAGAATTTAAATGGGCCTTGGGAGAAGAACGTATAGATTTTGTCTCAATTCTTACTATTATtacaatgattctgatgatggCTTCTGTTGCTTTTGGTGTTGTTCCATTACGTAAGGTTTAGTTTTTTAGCCGtagttagtattttagttatgATGTTATGTTAGTATTTAGAGTACAGCGTTTTCACGTTAttagtcaattttaaatattaatagcTAGTTATTGTGTTCAAGAGATTTACTTAAAATTTGGATTGGAATTTGCATGAGCTGTTGACAGTCTGATTTTAACCTTTTGTTCGCTTTAACCAATAGTGCAGTAATAGAAGTGTTAATTTGTGTTTTGTGTGCCAAACCAAAATTTTCAAATCCAATATGCAACATGTGTAGGCTGTAGCTAAACCTAAAACCACAACATATGTAGCTAATGAAAACTCGATTGGTTGGTTCCAAGTCTGGATCTCAGACTTGTTAAATTATCATGGtccaaatatcaaaaaaaaaaaagaaaaataatgacagCATGATAGAATAATCTCTATGCATCAAACTATGCAATTTCATTACTCCATTATGCAAAAACTATAAAACTGTTtgtctcttctttatttttttcagctCAAAATTGCCCATGTAATTAGGAGTTCGTAATAATGATGAATCAGAACCCAAAAATCTTTGGAATTCAACATAGGATGAATGACGAAAATGAAACATATATATTATTCATCGACTACGAAAAAACCACTACTGTTTCATGCATCCCAAGCATTAATTCAAGGTGAATAACCGCCACACTTCCTCTATAGTCTGAGAAACATACGGGCGAATCTACCATTGAAGTTAGGGGTTCGACACAACCTAGTAGTGTTGGCTAACTTATATTCGTGTTAAAAATCCACTTAATATGTCTTAGAATTCAAAACTCGTAAACTTAAAATCTTGGATCCGCTCTGGATTTAGATCATATAAGCCTTGTATTGTATGAACCACAATGTGAGCACTTGTGATAGTGCCAGTGGAAGGGAGCAGTTCCTCTCTTTTGACAATCATTGCATAATATAACCTGTATGTAACCTTCTCAGTGTCAAGAGGATTGATATCACATTTACCCCAATTCAAAAGATATTCATACATGGAAacaaaatactccctccgtttcaatttgtttgtctgattttTACTTGACACGGAGTTTAACAAAGTTTACTTAAGATATGTGGAaagtaccaaaatgtcctttaatctttatgatcttaaacatgttatgtggaaagttgaaattaaagaattgccaaaaaagaaaacaGACAGTCTTTCTAAATGGACTAAAAGACTAAGTAAAACAACCAAATTGAAACGGAGGAGTATGATTTAAATGAACCTGAATCTGGCCAGCGTACTCCTCGGGAATTTTTTCCCCGGACAGAAATGCATctaacatctcaaaaagctcctGAAATTAGCTGCATAATCAATACATTTTCTAACCATGGACCAGTTTAATGATCTTTCTGGCTAAATAGTTTACTGACCTTCACGTCCCCAATTGTCTTGCTACAGATTGGGCATGTGTAATGCGTAAAAGTGTAGTCCTTAAATGTGTATTTGGAAAGGAAGAAAAGATCAGCAATGCAATCTGAAAGATCCTATAGTTTTAGTTAAATAAGGAACTTTGTATGAGTTTAATACCTGAAAACATGTCGAGTGCATGAAATGACCACAAGGAAGTCCCTTAACTGGAGAGGGTGAATTGAAAATGTCCTCATGGCAGATTGGACAGTTATCCTCCAAGCACTTTTCTCGACATGTGTGAATAGAGAGAAACTTTGACATACAAGCGTTGCATGTCATGCAATGAAAGTATCCGATGCCTAATCCCTTCCCCAATCGGCACAAATTGCAGAAAGGGCAGTGGTATATCTGTCTGTTCAAAAAGTTGTGCAAGAATTAATGAACGAAGCACTTTGCAGTAATTTGTTGGAATAGACATCATGCTTGTCTATGAGGTTTAAAATAGCTGCCTTTTATCAACGATTACAAACAAAAACAGCTCCTTATTTGCATGAGCGCACTTGAATCAAGACTAGAAAGGAATAATAAATCATGACAGACTGAACCAGGCCTATTGAAGATTGCCTGCTCAAAAGAGAAGAAAGTTTTGTGGCTAGAGAAGGCACAAATATAAGGTTGATCTCTAGATACTAGCAGCACCAACCACATTTCACTTTTTTCGCCAAAAACTGTTCTCTGAAGCATCTCTTTCTATTTCGTATTAGTAAAATACTGACCATGAGGATCATTTATTCAACTAAAAGATTTCTTGCTTTAAGCCTGTGAAAATATGACCTTGTCCTTAATTCCAGAAGCTAGCTCTTGAGGGGAGGATTCCCAAGACTATATAAGAAGATCACAACCTATTTCCTTAAACAATGTTAACACTCCTCACACACTCAAGATTCAACTATGGAGCATGGATACGGGGGCTCCATCATTGAGAAACACAAAAACATGCATTGATAAGTCTTGCTTTAATACCATGTGAAGATACGACCATTGGATCTAACTCAATCCCAAAAACTAGTCTTGAGGGGAGGATTACCCAAAATCATATGAGGTGACCACATCCTATTCCATCAACCAATCCAGGACTTAACAAAGCCTTTTCTTTGGGTTAAAAGTAACAGTCATGAAGTAGCACTCTACAAGAGAAATTGTGATTCTATATCCCATACATGACTTCTTAAACATATTCACTACAAATTTGTAACTTGATACACTTTGAGATAGAATCTGCAACTTGGATAGTGTAACTTCTTTTATACACTGTCGGTGTATAGAAGTTTAAACTCTAACTTTAGGCAGCCACAGCCACTGATTACCCATTTATGAATTTGCCACTTTAGCTGCTACTAGCACTAGGAATTTTTTGGTGAGGGGACTTGTTCCCCACAAGGTTAATAATGTAAACCCGATTTTCTCACCTGTCGTCATCAAACACTTTGCATATTCGGCAGTAGTATTTAGCCATGGAGAAATTGTTGCATGAGAGTGTTGAGCAAATGGGACAGATAGGTTGTATTTTCAAGCATTTCATGCACATCATCTGGGTGATAGATTTTCTGCAAGCATATCATAAGCATAGTTTGAGTATGTTAAACAGCAGAAAAAAAAGGAAGTGTTGAAATTACCAATAGGCATGGAGATCAAGTGCACACCACCACACCTGTCCAGACAGTGATCCGTAATTTCATCATGACACCGTATGCATGGAAAAAGCTCATTACAACATGGGGCAAGTAGCTTGCAGTTCCTCTTGTAATGCTTGCAACCAAAAACTGATTCCGTTTTATCACGAAATGACGGACGTCGACCAGTGACTGTCTCCTTATCTTTTGCAGAAGCAACCTCTGAATGAGACTTCTCCTGTgtcaaattccattgactgaAAGAACCCCATACAAAGTTAAATCAAATAAAACCATTTGAATATTTAAATGTCAACAAATTCCATTACAATGATTCTAGAACAAATGTAGTTCACTGTATAATGTTTCAATAATCCAAAAGAAAATTGACTTTGTTTTTCCTAACATTCACTGGTGAAAGTTCAATTATTCATCATCCCGGATATCTCCATATTATTAAACGTTCTAACATACATTATTTAAGTGCAGTCGAACAATTTTAGGAGTTACGTTCTGGAAGAACTTGTAGGAAACGATAaaccaaaaaaatacataatgcACACCAGAAAACTAGATTATGCAGGAACCAGGTTTTGTATCCTCTCTGATTGGTGCTACAATTGCCAATCCAGATCCAATAGAAAGCACTACATAGAAATGATGCAGAAACCAGGACTAGAGACTGAATTGATGATGTACGTGTATTATGCACTTAAGTCATCTATATAGTAATGCTGCTTAGACGTTGTGCATTTTTCTTCATGCTTATACAGTTCTCTTATACTAGTAATTATGTAACCATATATTGCTGCTTTCCAGGAAAGAAGCGAACGAATTAGAAGTTTAAAATGTATTTGCCTCATTAGTAAGCTCTGCATGAGGTGTGATTTCTTTTCAGAATCCAAAGAGGAGTCACATGATACTCTTCTTATTACGTCAACCAGCTTGTCCTGAGTCAGCATTAGATGGCACTCCTTTTGCCTTGACTGGTCATATGATTTTATATCCTGACAAGTTGTCTCTCTCTGATCAGAAATGTCAATTGCGTCGTTGCATCTTTTCTTGTCAACCTCAGTAGAATGCTGTAGTATATCTCCGGATCGATCAACATTTTTGTTTCCCTTGGCAGTCTGGGTTTTATCTGCAATGAAAGATCCAGAATGATCAAAATCATGATCAGCAGACTCGGCCGGTGAAAAGTTCTCCCCTTTTTTGTTGCAGACACTTGAACTCCTGAAATCATCTCTTGACAAATATGTAGATACAACTTCTAAAGGATCAACAGCCAATGCGAGAGAAACCTTTGACACCTTTTCTGCATTTGCTGTCTCATCTCTCTTTATACCTTCCCACCACTCTCCCAACCACTCAAAAAACTTTGTATTCTTTGTGACTTTGCGCCAGATTGACATAATTCCATGTTGTTCTTCTGATGTTAGAGATGCCATCAACCAGGGAATCATTTCTTGTAGGCTCTCCGCTTTGGTTCGTCCAAGCATGTCTCCAATAATCTTTTCTTGTTCCTCAACAGAAAAATGTTCTTCGAATAGAGGCCAAAGTTCAATTTCTTCACGGTAGATGTGGTCAGTGAGTGTTTTGTGCATAGATATGCATGTATCATGTAGACTTAAGCAACAACTTTTGTATTTCAGCTTATTACTGTCAACCATGGCTACAGCACCTCGGGGACCTGTGATCTCATTTAAGATGATAGAAATTTTGTCGAATTGCTTAACCTCCAATTTATGGTCAATGCCATATGATTGGCTGACATTTCGGAGTTGTCCCCTAGATTCCAAGGCAGGAAAGGCAATTTCATCCTCCGACTTACTATGCAGTTGATAGAGAAATTGTACGTGATGGAAGTGTCTTTTAAATTCAGCAAGGAGTCCCACATCGTCAGCCAACTTAACCGACAGAGAAAGAACATACTGCAAATCTTTTTTGAGGGCTCTGTGGAAGAAATGGAAAAAGTCAATTGGTTTTACATCAAGTCTGGAAAATCGCATTCCATCAGCAGAAGTTTCAGGAAGGCAGCACAAGTTTTTCAGTGAATCAGAGAAGAATATATGAAGATTGATCCCATTAGAATAAGCTGTATCATGCTTCCCAATGTTGTCAAGTGTAGAAGGGCGATAAGATCTAGCGTTATTTGATGTCATGGATGAATGCATTTCCGAGTGCGAGGAAGAACTTCCAGAATTCTTGCTCCACTTTTCAAACATATAGCTTCTGCTACTGAACATTTCGTCCAGATCTTTTCTAAACTTCTCAACGGAGATTTTACCAGAATAACCCATCCGAATCCAGTCATGTAAGAGAGTAGCATATGACTTGTTAACAACAGCAGATCCCAACTGTATATTGTTCAGAATCATTTTAGACTCGTCATCGGATAAATGAGCAGAGAACCAAATAATCACGCACTTTAGCAATCCAAGTGGTAACATCTGCAGGCTCCTGTACAATAACCAAAGCTGCAATTCATTACTGCAGGTCTCTCTAATGAACACAAAAACCTAAAAGAAACCAGAGGAACATAAGTCAACATAAAGtcttaacaaaataattaaaaaaaaaaagttaattagTCCTTTGGCATGCCATTTGCCTGCTATGTTTGAGAATCATTATGTTATGGTAAAATTCACCCGGAAAGGCAGCATACCTCGGTATCTAGAAACTGCAGCTTTTTGTTTATCCTCCCAACAAATGATTCCACTTCCTGGCAAAGCATATCTACGAAAACCCTTAATTGTATCCCCTCGTGCAGCTTATAGTATAACAATCTTTGCAGTTCTTCAATTTGACTTCTTTCAATAAATTGTTCATGAAAAGTCGAGGGGGAATCCTTGTTCAATTGATCTACCAAGGGATAGTAGATTTGATCCAGTGCATTGCTATAAATTAAAGAAACACTCAGACAACAAAACAATAAACATGAAATTATCTTATGTCTGTCGAATCTTGAAATGATAAAGCAGTATTTGAATGGCTATTTATCCAGCATTTGTCACTTCTGTCATAAGTTGCGGAGCATTTGACGAAAAGCAGAAGCAATTAAGAAAGTTGGTTACTTTACCTCATGAAAAATTATCATAGTAGTTGCTTAGGATAATATAAAATGACTATGCAAAATCTCAAAGACCATACGAAAGGTGGGGTTACATTACTGTCAAAAGGGAATAAGATCACATTGACTTATCAAGTACAAGAATTTAGCTGCAGCTTTACTGAATGAGCATGCCCCACTACCTGTAGAATGCGAACACATCTGCAAAAAACTTCAATTGTGTAATCACTGATAACAAGGTTGAAACACAAAGCGAGCTTCTTAATTGATATAGTTCCTTCATAATTACTCTTAGATCTCGCGTAATAGCAGCATGCCAGATATGAAAACCACCAATTGGATTATGTCCTTCTGAGATCTTCTGCTGCTGCTGCATTTCCCTACTCTTAACCATTTGCACATCCATTTCAAATATGTACTTCATGTTGGCTTTTCCATAAAGAATTTTTGctcctttttcatattttatggAGGAGCACGAAGATGCTTCCTTGTTATCATCAAGCCATGAGATGAAGACCTTCaaagtttgaagaaaaaaaatagttagaTCGAGGAATTAGGACTTCAAACTTATATCGATGGAGAATTTCTTTAAATCTCTACCTCGCGAATAAGTTTTTCTTCAGGTATGACTATATGTATGAAATTCAGAAAGTCCACCTTTTCATGTGAAGAAATACTAGCAGTAAGCCAGGGCATAAAATCCTCCAGTATCATTAGAGGAACGCTACATAGGTATTGCCAAACAAACGTAGCCTGCTCTGTGGCAGAGAACTTGTGTATCATTAATGGAAAAATCTGCATGAAATTTTAAGAAAGTCAGTGTTGGCAATGTGAATCTCACTGTCCATGTCGCTCCATTTGAGCCTGTCTCTGTGC
The Capsicum annuum cultivar UCD-10X-F1 chromosome 6, UCD10Xv1.1, whole genome shotgun sequence DNA segment above includes these coding regions:
- the LOC107873934 gene encoding SKP1-like protein 1B, yielding MASTTYGDEFEVVILKSSNGDEFKLKKSIAVKYSVTIRHMVALDVTTSIIPIPHVDTQNLFKIVEYLEMHGTTEVSGSNDDEEIKSYDEKLATAASFKSLLDFVWAAKYLGIKGLKELCTEEFNQRRKGKSRTEIRNTYHDITRDFTKEKEQVFHKEFKWALGEERIDFVSILTIITMILMMASVAFGVVPLRKV
- the LOC107873933 gene encoding zinc finger protein BRUTUS-like At1g74770 → MGTKKDDDDDYVQLLVESPILFFVLSHKAVETELAQIRRVAVEALDSSTGGDQVVDELCRRLHFLKIVYKYHCAAEDEVLFQALDEQVKNVVFTYSLEHNSIDVLFSSIFDCLDRLQKDKEDVSVLFNDLTCSIGTIQTTISQHMQKEEEQIFPLMIHKFSATEQATFVWQYLCSVPLMILEDFMPWLTASISSHEKVDFLNFIHIVIPEEKLIREVFISWLDDNKEASSCSSIKYEKGAKILYGKANMKYIFEMDVQMVKSREMQQQQKISEGHNPIGGFHIWHAAITRDLRVIMKELYQLRSSLCVSTLLSVITQLKFFADVFAFYSNALDQIYYPLVDQLNKDSPSTFHEQFIERSQIEELQRLLYYKLHEGIQLRVFVDMLCQEVESFVGRINKKLQFLDTEVFVFIRETCSNELQLWLLYRSLQMLPLGLLKCVIIWFSAHLSDDESKMILNNIQLGSAVVNKSYATLLHDWIRMGYSGKISVEKFRKDLDEMFSSRSYMFEKWSKNSGSSSSHSEMHSSMTSNNARSYRPSTLDNIGKHDTAYSNGINLHIFFSDSLKNLCCLPETSADGMRFSRLDVKPIDFFHFFHRALKKDLQYVLSLSVKLADDVGLLAEFKRHFHHVQFLYQLHSKSEDEIAFPALESRGQLRNVSQSYGIDHKLEVKQFDKISIILNEITGPRGAVAMVDSNKLKYKSCCLSLHDTCISMHKTLTDHIYREEIELWPLFEEHFSVEEQEKIIGDMLGRTKAESLQEMIPWLMASLTSEEQHGIMSIWRKVTKNTKFFEWLGEWWEGIKRDETANAEKVSKVSLALAVDPLEVVSTYLSRDDFRSSSVCNKKGENFSPAESADHDFDHSGSFIADKTQTAKGNKNVDRSGDILQHSTEVDKKRCNDAIDISDQRETTCQDIKSYDQSRQKECHLMLTQDKLVDVIRRVSCDSSLDSEKKSHLMQSLLMSQWNLTQEKSHSEVASAKDKETVTGRRPSFRDKTESVFGCKHYKRNCKLLAPCCNELFPCIRCHDEITDHCLDRKSITQMMCMKCLKIQPICPICSTLSCNNFSMAKYYCRICKVFDDDRQIYHCPFCNLCRLGKGLGIGYFHCMTCNACMSKFLSIHTCREKCLEDNCPICHEDIFNSPSPVKGLPCGHFMHSTCFQDYTFTHYTCPICSKTIGDVKELFEMLDAFLSGEKIPEEYAGQIQVILCNDCQKRGTAPFHWHYHKCSHCGSYNTRLI